Proteins encoded within one genomic window of Hermetia illucens chromosome 2, iHerIll2.2.curated.20191125, whole genome shotgun sequence:
- the LOC119647823 gene encoding protein LSM14 homolog A isoform X3, whose protein sequence is MSGGMPELGSKISLISKADIRYEGRLFTVDPQECTIALANVRSFGTEDRETQYPIAPQSQIYDYILFRGSDIKDIRVVNNGMPHPNDPAIMQMQLPNGQPLIPHFPTIPSMGAPLGNYGNPFGTMGNLGGIGTTTGLAPGSFGLNKAKQPSELNDAIPEPSTISAPTAAEHKDQVSVIDLLAGASRSTTPVSVISRKSPSADMGVQVNQNVANRDQGGHNRRQNQQRSGNIGGGSGQRDRRDSGKAMDQQHNQHQDRNQNRNNQMHNNNQNRGWMNRGNNNNNNMRGNRGRGRMHSQGNFRQGANNNKGRPKNPLKFDQDYDFEQANNQFEELRSKLMKLKINGETDKKDDSGNETGAGDHEPEDDGVCVGYDKTKSFFDNISCEAATDRTKGKNRTDWRQERKLNSETFGISSTRRGNYRSRGGYYNRNMNMHGGGGGGYRGYRGGNNYRGRNNNRGGQQNNSGLPKNNKNNQNQQQQQQALPQNQQQQSGQQQQQPSTPQPQTPVVAAAAGN, encoded by the exons ATGAGTGGAGGAATGCCTGAGCTGGGCTCGAAGATTAGCCTAATTTCGAAAGCGGACATAAGATACGAGGGCCGCCTGTTCACCGTCGATCCGCAAGAATGTACGATCGCGCTGGCAAACG TTCGATCGTTTGGTACAGAGGACCGTGAAACTCAATATCCCATCGCTCCGCAAAGTCAGATTTATGATTACATTCTGTTCCGTGGTTCAGATATTAAAGACATTCGAGTGGTCAACAATGGAATGCCACATCCTAACGATCCGGCCATTATGCAAATGCAATTGCCTAACGGGCAGCCACTCATCCCGCATTTTCCGACTATTCCTTCGATGGGTGCACCGTTGGGTAATTATGGAAATCCATTTGGAACTATGGGTAATCTTGGTGGTATTGGTACTACAACTGGACTGGCGCCGGGATCGTTTGGGTTAAACAAAGCAAAGCAACCAAGTGAGTTAAACGACGCCATTCCAGAACCCTCTACTATATCTGCTCCAACCGCGGCTGAACACAAAGACCAAG TATCTGTCATAGACTTGCTTGCCGGGGCTTCAAGATCAACCACGCCAGTAAGTGTAATATCGAGAAAAAGCCCTTCAGCTGATATGGGGGTACAGGTTAATCAGAATGTAGCGAATCGCGATCAGGGAGGCCATAACAGACGACAGAATCAACAACGTTCGGGGAACATTGGCGGTGGCAGTGGACAACGTGATCGTCGGGATTCCGGCAAAGCTATGGATCAACAACATAATCAGCACCAGGACCGAAATCAAAATCGAAACAATCAAATGCATAACAATAATCAAAATCGCGGTTGGATGAATCGcggtaacaacaacaataacaacatgCGTGGAAATCGTGGTCGCGGCCGAATGCATAGCCAG GGGAACTTCCGACAAGGTGCCAACAATAACAAAGGACGCCCTAAAAATCCTCTTAAATTCGATCAGGACTATGATTTCGAGCAGGCCAATAACCAATTCGAAGAACTACGTTCAAAGTTGATGAAACTTAAG ATTAACGGGGAAACTGACAAAAAAGATGATTCTGGCAATGAGACCGGTGCTGGTGACCACGAGCCAGAAGATGATGGCGTTTGCGTAGGCTATGACAAAACCAAGTCATTCTTCGACAATATTTCATGCGAGGCAGCAACAGATCGAACGAAAGGTAAAAATCGTACGGACTGGCGCCAGGAGCGCAAGCTTAATAGCGAAACATTTGGTATCTCATCGACAAGGCGCGGAAA CTATCGTTCACGCGGCGGATATTATAACCGTAACATGAATATGCATGGAGGTGGCGGTGGCGGATATCGGGGTTACCGTGGCGGTAATAATTATCGGGGCCGGAATAACAATCGGGGTGGACAACAAAACAATTCTGGTCTTCCgaagaataataagaataatcaaaatcaacagcaacaacaacaagcgCTGCCACAAAATCAGCAACAACAATCGggccaacaacaacagcaaccgtCTACACCACAACCGCAAACACCAGTTGTAGCTGCCGCAGCAG
- the LOC119647823 gene encoding protein LSM14 homolog A isoform X4, which yields MSGGMPELGSKISLISKADIRYEGRLFTVDPQECTIALANVRSFGTEDRETQYPIAPQSQIYDYILFRGSDIKDIRVVNNGMPHPNDPAIMQMQLPNGQPLIPHFPTIPSMGAPLGNYGNPFGTMGNLGGIGTTTGLAPGSFGLNKAKQPISVIDLLAGASRSTTPVSVISRKSPSADMGVQVNQNVANRDQGGHNRRQNQQRSGNIGGGSGQRDRRDSGKAMDQQHNQHQDRNQNRNNQMHNNNQNRGWMNRGNNNNNNMRGNRGRGRMHSQGNFRQGANNNKGRPKNPLKFDQDYDFEQANNQFEELRSKLMKLKVGDDPKTEQINGETDKKDDSGNETGAGDHEPEDDGVCVGYDKTKSFFDNISCEAATDRTKGKNRTDWRQERKLNSETFGISSTRRGNYRSRGGYYNRNMNMHGGGGGGYRGYRGGNNYRGRNNNRGGQQNNSGLPKNNKNNQNQQQQQQALPQNQQQQSGQQQQQPSTPQPQTPVVAAAAGN from the exons ATGAGTGGAGGAATGCCTGAGCTGGGCTCGAAGATTAGCCTAATTTCGAAAGCGGACATAAGATACGAGGGCCGCCTGTTCACCGTCGATCCGCAAGAATGTACGATCGCGCTGGCAAACG TTCGATCGTTTGGTACAGAGGACCGTGAAACTCAATATCCCATCGCTCCGCAAAGTCAGATTTATGATTACATTCTGTTCCGTGGTTCAGATATTAAAGACATTCGAGTGGTCAACAATGGAATGCCACATCCTAACGATCCGGCCATTATGCAAATGCAATTGCCTAACGGGCAGCCACTCATCCCGCATTTTCCGACTATTCCTTCGATGGGTGCACCGTTGGGTAATTATGGAAATCCATTTGGAACTATGGGTAATCTTGGTGGTATTGGTACTACAACTGGACTGGCGCCGGGATCGTTTGGGTTAAACAAAGCAAAGCAACCAA TATCTGTCATAGACTTGCTTGCCGGGGCTTCAAGATCAACCACGCCAGTAAGTGTAATATCGAGAAAAAGCCCTTCAGCTGATATGGGGGTACAGGTTAATCAGAATGTAGCGAATCGCGATCAGGGAGGCCATAACAGACGACAGAATCAACAACGTTCGGGGAACATTGGCGGTGGCAGTGGACAACGTGATCGTCGGGATTCCGGCAAAGCTATGGATCAACAACATAATCAGCACCAGGACCGAAATCAAAATCGAAACAATCAAATGCATAACAATAATCAAAATCGCGGTTGGATGAATCGcggtaacaacaacaataacaacatgCGTGGAAATCGTGGTCGCGGCCGAATGCATAGCCAG GGGAACTTCCGACAAGGTGCCAACAATAACAAAGGACGCCCTAAAAATCCTCTTAAATTCGATCAGGACTATGATTTCGAGCAGGCCAATAACCAATTCGAAGAACTACGTTCAAAGTTGATGAAACTTAAGGTGGGCGACGATCCCAAAACCGAGCAG ATTAACGGGGAAACTGACAAAAAAGATGATTCTGGCAATGAGACCGGTGCTGGTGACCACGAGCCAGAAGATGATGGCGTTTGCGTAGGCTATGACAAAACCAAGTCATTCTTCGACAATATTTCATGCGAGGCAGCAACAGATCGAACGAAAGGTAAAAATCGTACGGACTGGCGCCAGGAGCGCAAGCTTAATAGCGAAACATTTGGTATCTCATCGACAAGGCGCGGAAA CTATCGTTCACGCGGCGGATATTATAACCGTAACATGAATATGCATGGAGGTGGCGGTGGCGGATATCGGGGTTACCGTGGCGGTAATAATTATCGGGGCCGGAATAACAATCGGGGTGGACAACAAAACAATTCTGGTCTTCCgaagaataataagaataatcaaaatcaacagcaacaacaacaagcgCTGCCACAAAATCAGCAACAACAATCGggccaacaacaacagcaaccgtCTACACCACAACCGCAAACACCAGTTGTAGCTGCCGCAGCAG
- the LOC119647823 gene encoding protein LSM14 homolog A isoform X5 codes for MSGGMPELGSKISLISKADIRYEGRLFTVDPQECTIALANVRSFGTEDRETQYPIAPQSQIYDYILFRGSDIKDIRVVNNGMPHPNDPAIMQMQLPNGQPLIPHFPTIPSMGAPLGNYGNPFGTMGNLGGIGTTTGLAPGSFGLNKAKQPNLLAGASRSTTPVSVISRKSPSADMGVQVNQNVANRDQGGHNRRQNQQRSGNIGGGSGQRDRRDSGKAMDQQHNQHQDRNQNRNNQMHNNNQNRGWMNRGNNNNNNMRGNRGRGRMHSQGNFRQGANNNKGRPKNPLKFDQDYDFEQANNQFEELRSKLMKLKVGDDPKTEQINGETDKKDDSGNETGAGDHEPEDDGVCVGYDKTKSFFDNISCEAATDRTKGKNRTDWRQERKLNSETFGISSTRRGNYRSRGGYYNRNMNMHGGGGGGYRGYRGGNNYRGRNNNRGGQQNNSGLPKNNKNNQNQQQQQQALPQNQQQQSGQQQQQPSTPQPQTPVVAAAAGN; via the exons ATGAGTGGAGGAATGCCTGAGCTGGGCTCGAAGATTAGCCTAATTTCGAAAGCGGACATAAGATACGAGGGCCGCCTGTTCACCGTCGATCCGCAAGAATGTACGATCGCGCTGGCAAACG TTCGATCGTTTGGTACAGAGGACCGTGAAACTCAATATCCCATCGCTCCGCAAAGTCAGATTTATGATTACATTCTGTTCCGTGGTTCAGATATTAAAGACATTCGAGTGGTCAACAATGGAATGCCACATCCTAACGATCCGGCCATTATGCAAATGCAATTGCCTAACGGGCAGCCACTCATCCCGCATTTTCCGACTATTCCTTCGATGGGTGCACCGTTGGGTAATTATGGAAATCCATTTGGAACTATGGGTAATCTTGGTGGTATTGGTACTACAACTGGACTGGCGCCGGGATCGTTTGGGTTAAACAAAGCAAAGCAACCAA ACTTGCTTGCCGGGGCTTCAAGATCAACCACGCCAGTAAGTGTAATATCGAGAAAAAGCCCTTCAGCTGATATGGGGGTACAGGTTAATCAGAATGTAGCGAATCGCGATCAGGGAGGCCATAACAGACGACAGAATCAACAACGTTCGGGGAACATTGGCGGTGGCAGTGGACAACGTGATCGTCGGGATTCCGGCAAAGCTATGGATCAACAACATAATCAGCACCAGGACCGAAATCAAAATCGAAACAATCAAATGCATAACAATAATCAAAATCGCGGTTGGATGAATCGcggtaacaacaacaataacaacatgCGTGGAAATCGTGGTCGCGGCCGAATGCATAGCCAG GGGAACTTCCGACAAGGTGCCAACAATAACAAAGGACGCCCTAAAAATCCTCTTAAATTCGATCAGGACTATGATTTCGAGCAGGCCAATAACCAATTCGAAGAACTACGTTCAAAGTTGATGAAACTTAAGGTGGGCGACGATCCCAAAACCGAGCAG ATTAACGGGGAAACTGACAAAAAAGATGATTCTGGCAATGAGACCGGTGCTGGTGACCACGAGCCAGAAGATGATGGCGTTTGCGTAGGCTATGACAAAACCAAGTCATTCTTCGACAATATTTCATGCGAGGCAGCAACAGATCGAACGAAAGGTAAAAATCGTACGGACTGGCGCCAGGAGCGCAAGCTTAATAGCGAAACATTTGGTATCTCATCGACAAGGCGCGGAAA CTATCGTTCACGCGGCGGATATTATAACCGTAACATGAATATGCATGGAGGTGGCGGTGGCGGATATCGGGGTTACCGTGGCGGTAATAATTATCGGGGCCGGAATAACAATCGGGGTGGACAACAAAACAATTCTGGTCTTCCgaagaataataagaataatcaaaatcaacagcaacaacaacaagcgCTGCCACAAAATCAGCAACAACAATCGggccaacaacaacagcaaccgtCTACACCACAACCGCAAACACCAGTTGTAGCTGCCGCAGCAG
- the LOC119647823 gene encoding protein LSM14 homolog A isoform X7 has protein sequence MSGGMPELGSKISLISKADIRYEGRLFTVDPQECTIALANVRSFGTEDRETQYPIAPQSQIYDYILFRGSDIKDIRVVNNGMPHPNDPAIMQMQLPNGQPLIPHFPTIPSMGAPLGNYGNPFGTMDLLAGASRSTTPVSVISRKSPSADMGVQVNQNVANRDQGGHNRRQNQQRSGNIGGGSGQRDRRDSGKAMDQQHNQHQDRNQNRNNQMHNNNQNRGWMNRGNNNNNNMRGNRGRGRMHSQGNFRQGANNNKGRPKNPLKFDQDYDFEQANNQFEELRSKLMKLKVGDDPKTEQINGETDKKDDSGNETGAGDHEPEDDGVCVGYDKTKSFFDNISCEAATDRTKGKNRTDWRQERKLNSETFGISSTRRGNYRSRGGYYNRNMNMHGGGGGGYRGYRGGNNYRGRNNNRGGQQNNSGLPKNNKNNQNQQQQQQALPQNQQQQSGQQQQQPSTPQPQTPVVAAAAGN, from the exons ATGAGTGGAGGAATGCCTGAGCTGGGCTCGAAGATTAGCCTAATTTCGAAAGCGGACATAAGATACGAGGGCCGCCTGTTCACCGTCGATCCGCAAGAATGTACGATCGCGCTGGCAAACG TTCGATCGTTTGGTACAGAGGACCGTGAAACTCAATATCCCATCGCTCCGCAAAGTCAGATTTATGATTACATTCTGTTCCGTGGTTCAGATATTAAAGACATTCGAGTGGTCAACAATGGAATGCCACATCCTAACGATCCGGCCATTATGCAAATGCAATTGCCTAACGGGCAGCCACTCATCCCGCATTTTCCGACTATTCCTTCGATGGGTGCACCGTTGGGTAATTATGGAAATCCATTTGGAACTATGG ACTTGCTTGCCGGGGCTTCAAGATCAACCACGCCAGTAAGTGTAATATCGAGAAAAAGCCCTTCAGCTGATATGGGGGTACAGGTTAATCAGAATGTAGCGAATCGCGATCAGGGAGGCCATAACAGACGACAGAATCAACAACGTTCGGGGAACATTGGCGGTGGCAGTGGACAACGTGATCGTCGGGATTCCGGCAAAGCTATGGATCAACAACATAATCAGCACCAGGACCGAAATCAAAATCGAAACAATCAAATGCATAACAATAATCAAAATCGCGGTTGGATGAATCGcggtaacaacaacaataacaacatgCGTGGAAATCGTGGTCGCGGCCGAATGCATAGCCAG GGGAACTTCCGACAAGGTGCCAACAATAACAAAGGACGCCCTAAAAATCCTCTTAAATTCGATCAGGACTATGATTTCGAGCAGGCCAATAACCAATTCGAAGAACTACGTTCAAAGTTGATGAAACTTAAGGTGGGCGACGATCCCAAAACCGAGCAG ATTAACGGGGAAACTGACAAAAAAGATGATTCTGGCAATGAGACCGGTGCTGGTGACCACGAGCCAGAAGATGATGGCGTTTGCGTAGGCTATGACAAAACCAAGTCATTCTTCGACAATATTTCATGCGAGGCAGCAACAGATCGAACGAAAGGTAAAAATCGTACGGACTGGCGCCAGGAGCGCAAGCTTAATAGCGAAACATTTGGTATCTCATCGACAAGGCGCGGAAA CTATCGTTCACGCGGCGGATATTATAACCGTAACATGAATATGCATGGAGGTGGCGGTGGCGGATATCGGGGTTACCGTGGCGGTAATAATTATCGGGGCCGGAATAACAATCGGGGTGGACAACAAAACAATTCTGGTCTTCCgaagaataataagaataatcaaaatcaacagcaacaacaacaagcgCTGCCACAAAATCAGCAACAACAATCGggccaacaacaacagcaaccgtCTACACCACAACCGCAAACACCAGTTGTAGCTGCCGCAGCAG
- the LOC119647823 gene encoding protein LSM14 homolog A isoform X6, whose translation MSGGMPELGSKISLISKADIRYEGRLFTVDPQECTIALANVRSFGTEDRETQYPIAPQSQIYDYILFRGSDIKDIRVVNNGMPHPNDPAIMQMQLPNGQPLIPHFPTIPSMGAPLGNYGNPFGTMVSVIDLLAGASRSTTPVSVISRKSPSADMGVQVNQNVANRDQGGHNRRQNQQRSGNIGGGSGQRDRRDSGKAMDQQHNQHQDRNQNRNNQMHNNNQNRGWMNRGNNNNNNMRGNRGRGRMHSQGNFRQGANNNKGRPKNPLKFDQDYDFEQANNQFEELRSKLMKLKVGDDPKTEQINGETDKKDDSGNETGAGDHEPEDDGVCVGYDKTKSFFDNISCEAATDRTKGKNRTDWRQERKLNSETFGISSTRRGNYRSRGGYYNRNMNMHGGGGGGYRGYRGGNNYRGRNNNRGGQQNNSGLPKNNKNNQNQQQQQQALPQNQQQQSGQQQQQPSTPQPQTPVVAAAAGN comes from the exons ATGAGTGGAGGAATGCCTGAGCTGGGCTCGAAGATTAGCCTAATTTCGAAAGCGGACATAAGATACGAGGGCCGCCTGTTCACCGTCGATCCGCAAGAATGTACGATCGCGCTGGCAAACG TTCGATCGTTTGGTACAGAGGACCGTGAAACTCAATATCCCATCGCTCCGCAAAGTCAGATTTATGATTACATTCTGTTCCGTGGTTCAGATATTAAAGACATTCGAGTGGTCAACAATGGAATGCCACATCCTAACGATCCGGCCATTATGCAAATGCAATTGCCTAACGGGCAGCCACTCATCCCGCATTTTCCGACTATTCCTTCGATGGGTGCACCGTTGGGTAATTATGGAAATCCATTTGGAACTATGG TATCTGTCATAGACTTGCTTGCCGGGGCTTCAAGATCAACCACGCCAGTAAGTGTAATATCGAGAAAAAGCCCTTCAGCTGATATGGGGGTACAGGTTAATCAGAATGTAGCGAATCGCGATCAGGGAGGCCATAACAGACGACAGAATCAACAACGTTCGGGGAACATTGGCGGTGGCAGTGGACAACGTGATCGTCGGGATTCCGGCAAAGCTATGGATCAACAACATAATCAGCACCAGGACCGAAATCAAAATCGAAACAATCAAATGCATAACAATAATCAAAATCGCGGTTGGATGAATCGcggtaacaacaacaataacaacatgCGTGGAAATCGTGGTCGCGGCCGAATGCATAGCCAG GGGAACTTCCGACAAGGTGCCAACAATAACAAAGGACGCCCTAAAAATCCTCTTAAATTCGATCAGGACTATGATTTCGAGCAGGCCAATAACCAATTCGAAGAACTACGTTCAAAGTTGATGAAACTTAAGGTGGGCGACGATCCCAAAACCGAGCAG ATTAACGGGGAAACTGACAAAAAAGATGATTCTGGCAATGAGACCGGTGCTGGTGACCACGAGCCAGAAGATGATGGCGTTTGCGTAGGCTATGACAAAACCAAGTCATTCTTCGACAATATTTCATGCGAGGCAGCAACAGATCGAACGAAAGGTAAAAATCGTACGGACTGGCGCCAGGAGCGCAAGCTTAATAGCGAAACATTTGGTATCTCATCGACAAGGCGCGGAAA CTATCGTTCACGCGGCGGATATTATAACCGTAACATGAATATGCATGGAGGTGGCGGTGGCGGATATCGGGGTTACCGTGGCGGTAATAATTATCGGGGCCGGAATAACAATCGGGGTGGACAACAAAACAATTCTGGTCTTCCgaagaataataagaataatcaaaatcaacagcaacaacaacaagcgCTGCCACAAAATCAGCAACAACAATCGggccaacaacaacagcaaccgtCTACACCACAACCGCAAACACCAGTTGTAGCTGCCGCAGCAG
- the LOC119647823 gene encoding protein LSM14 homolog A isoform X8, whose protein sequence is MSGGMPELGSKISLISKADIRYEGRLFTVDPQECTIALANVRSFGTEDRETQYPIAPQSQIYDYILFRGSDIKDIRVVNNGMPHPNDPAIMQMQLPNGQPLIPHFPTIPSMGAPLVSVIDLLAGASRSTTPVSVISRKSPSADMGVQVNQNVANRDQGGHNRRQNQQRSGNIGGGSGQRDRRDSGKAMDQQHNQHQDRNQNRNNQMHNNNQNRGWMNRGNNNNNNMRGNRGRGRMHSQGNFRQGANNNKGRPKNPLKFDQDYDFEQANNQFEELRSKLMKLKVGDDPKTEQINGETDKKDDSGNETGAGDHEPEDDGVCVGYDKTKSFFDNISCEAATDRTKGKNRTDWRQERKLNSETFGISSTRRGNYRSRGGYYNRNMNMHGGGGGGYRGYRGGNNYRGRNNNRGGQQNNSGLPKNNKNNQNQQQQQQALPQNQQQQSGQQQQQPSTPQPQTPVVAAAAGN, encoded by the exons ATGAGTGGAGGAATGCCTGAGCTGGGCTCGAAGATTAGCCTAATTTCGAAAGCGGACATAAGATACGAGGGCCGCCTGTTCACCGTCGATCCGCAAGAATGTACGATCGCGCTGGCAAACG TTCGATCGTTTGGTACAGAGGACCGTGAAACTCAATATCCCATCGCTCCGCAAAGTCAGATTTATGATTACATTCTGTTCCGTGGTTCAGATATTAAAGACATTCGAGTGGTCAACAATGGAATGCCACATCCTAACGATCCGGCCATTATGCAAATGCAATTGCCTAACGGGCAGCCACTCATCCCGCATTTTCCGACTATTCCTTCGATGGGTGCACCGTTGG TATCTGTCATAGACTTGCTTGCCGGGGCTTCAAGATCAACCACGCCAGTAAGTGTAATATCGAGAAAAAGCCCTTCAGCTGATATGGGGGTACAGGTTAATCAGAATGTAGCGAATCGCGATCAGGGAGGCCATAACAGACGACAGAATCAACAACGTTCGGGGAACATTGGCGGTGGCAGTGGACAACGTGATCGTCGGGATTCCGGCAAAGCTATGGATCAACAACATAATCAGCACCAGGACCGAAATCAAAATCGAAACAATCAAATGCATAACAATAATCAAAATCGCGGTTGGATGAATCGcggtaacaacaacaataacaacatgCGTGGAAATCGTGGTCGCGGCCGAATGCATAGCCAG GGGAACTTCCGACAAGGTGCCAACAATAACAAAGGACGCCCTAAAAATCCTCTTAAATTCGATCAGGACTATGATTTCGAGCAGGCCAATAACCAATTCGAAGAACTACGTTCAAAGTTGATGAAACTTAAGGTGGGCGACGATCCCAAAACCGAGCAG ATTAACGGGGAAACTGACAAAAAAGATGATTCTGGCAATGAGACCGGTGCTGGTGACCACGAGCCAGAAGATGATGGCGTTTGCGTAGGCTATGACAAAACCAAGTCATTCTTCGACAATATTTCATGCGAGGCAGCAACAGATCGAACGAAAGGTAAAAATCGTACGGACTGGCGCCAGGAGCGCAAGCTTAATAGCGAAACATTTGGTATCTCATCGACAAGGCGCGGAAA CTATCGTTCACGCGGCGGATATTATAACCGTAACATGAATATGCATGGAGGTGGCGGTGGCGGATATCGGGGTTACCGTGGCGGTAATAATTATCGGGGCCGGAATAACAATCGGGGTGGACAACAAAACAATTCTGGTCTTCCgaagaataataagaataatcaaaatcaacagcaacaacaacaagcgCTGCCACAAAATCAGCAACAACAATCGggccaacaacaacagcaaccgtCTACACCACAACCGCAAACACCAGTTGTAGCTGCCGCAGCAG
- the LOC119647823 gene encoding protein LSM14 homolog B isoform X9, which yields MSGGMPELGSKISLISKADIRYEGRLFTVDPQECTIALANVRSFGTEDRETQYPIAPQSQIYDYILFRGSDIKDIRVVNNGMPHPNDPAIMQMQLPNGQPLIPHFPTIPSMGAPLDLLAGASRSTTPVSVISRKSPSADMGVQVNQNVANRDQGGHNRRQNQQRSGNIGGGSGQRDRRDSGKAMDQQHNQHQDRNQNRNNQMHNNNQNRGWMNRGNNNNNNMRGNRGRGRMHSQGNFRQGANNNKGRPKNPLKFDQDYDFEQANNQFEELRSKLMKLKVGDDPKTEQINGETDKKDDSGNETGAGDHEPEDDGVCVGYDKTKSFFDNISCEAATDRTKGKNRTDWRQERKLNSETFGISSTRRGNYRSRGGYYNRNMNMHGGGGGGYRGYRGGNNYRGRNNNRGGQQNNSGLPKNNKNNQNQQQQQQALPQNQQQQSGQQQQQPSTPQPQTPVVAAAAGN from the exons ATGAGTGGAGGAATGCCTGAGCTGGGCTCGAAGATTAGCCTAATTTCGAAAGCGGACATAAGATACGAGGGCCGCCTGTTCACCGTCGATCCGCAAGAATGTACGATCGCGCTGGCAAACG TTCGATCGTTTGGTACAGAGGACCGTGAAACTCAATATCCCATCGCTCCGCAAAGTCAGATTTATGATTACATTCTGTTCCGTGGTTCAGATATTAAAGACATTCGAGTGGTCAACAATGGAATGCCACATCCTAACGATCCGGCCATTATGCAAATGCAATTGCCTAACGGGCAGCCACTCATCCCGCATTTTCCGACTATTCCTTCGATGGGTGCACCGTTGG ACTTGCTTGCCGGGGCTTCAAGATCAACCACGCCAGTAAGTGTAATATCGAGAAAAAGCCCTTCAGCTGATATGGGGGTACAGGTTAATCAGAATGTAGCGAATCGCGATCAGGGAGGCCATAACAGACGACAGAATCAACAACGTTCGGGGAACATTGGCGGTGGCAGTGGACAACGTGATCGTCGGGATTCCGGCAAAGCTATGGATCAACAACATAATCAGCACCAGGACCGAAATCAAAATCGAAACAATCAAATGCATAACAATAATCAAAATCGCGGTTGGATGAATCGcggtaacaacaacaataacaacatgCGTGGAAATCGTGGTCGCGGCCGAATGCATAGCCAG GGGAACTTCCGACAAGGTGCCAACAATAACAAAGGACGCCCTAAAAATCCTCTTAAATTCGATCAGGACTATGATTTCGAGCAGGCCAATAACCAATTCGAAGAACTACGTTCAAAGTTGATGAAACTTAAGGTGGGCGACGATCCCAAAACCGAGCAG ATTAACGGGGAAACTGACAAAAAAGATGATTCTGGCAATGAGACCGGTGCTGGTGACCACGAGCCAGAAGATGATGGCGTTTGCGTAGGCTATGACAAAACCAAGTCATTCTTCGACAATATTTCATGCGAGGCAGCAACAGATCGAACGAAAGGTAAAAATCGTACGGACTGGCGCCAGGAGCGCAAGCTTAATAGCGAAACATTTGGTATCTCATCGACAAGGCGCGGAAA CTATCGTTCACGCGGCGGATATTATAACCGTAACATGAATATGCATGGAGGTGGCGGTGGCGGATATCGGGGTTACCGTGGCGGTAATAATTATCGGGGCCGGAATAACAATCGGGGTGGACAACAAAACAATTCTGGTCTTCCgaagaataataagaataatcaaaatcaacagcaacaacaacaagcgCTGCCACAAAATCAGCAACAACAATCGggccaacaacaacagcaaccgtCTACACCACAACCGCAAACACCAGTTGTAGCTGCCGCAGCAG